Sequence from the Montipora foliosa isolate CH-2021 chromosome 12, ASM3666993v2, whole genome shotgun sequence genome:
agcaactgatcttgttaactttgtttattatccgaccggttttgtctgatcaaacagacttcattcatttaacgttaaatcgtgagccccaaaattaaaataaactttACACCTTTTCTACTGGCAGGATTTGCGTTATGTCCTACTCGTATTTCTCGTAAGTGTTTTGCTTAGTGGAACGTGCTTTGTACTTTAACTCAATCTATAAAACTAGTTCCCTTTAGACATCTTGTtagaatccctgatgaagtctgtttAATCAGACCAAACCGGtcggataataaacaaagttaacaagatcagttgctgtgtgctgctcactagtttccattttaaaaattgtttaaaaaattaaaaaagtttaaaaaaacttttaaaaattgaCCATAGTCCACAAAACCGTTGATTATTTTGAAAGTCTAGATTAAGTCACCACGCATTCGAGGTTCCAGTAAAGTCGTTAATTTGAGATGCTGTAACCTTTGACGATAAGGGAGTAGGCCCATGCCCTCAATTATCCTCGTAAACTGTCTTTGGAAGTCCTCAATTTTCATTATAATACCCAAGTTTCCATGTCTTGTGGTTGGGGCCCACACCTGCACTGCGTATTCCAAATGGGGTCTGACAAAAGCTGTGTAAAATGGTATCAGCACTTCTGGTTTCCTAGATACAACATTCCTAACGAGCCATTACgtcatttgttttgcttttccaATCATTCCTCGTAATTGGTCCTCCCAACAAAGGGTATCACCAGCTGAAACAACCACTCCCAGATCTCTTTCCTTTTCAAGCACTTGCAAGGGTGTATGGACCGTCATGTAGTTATTCTTAGGGTTGTCTTTACCAATATGCAAAACGTTGCACTTTGATTCATTTGATAAGCAGTGTAAGTCTGACTGAATGGTTTCAGGTGATCGTGCGTTTGCTATTAGCTTtgaatcatcagcaaatagCGTGGTTGTATTCATTGTGATAGCAAGCATGTCTATAAAGTAATTTCTCAAATACCTTACATAAAATGCAAGTAAGAGAAATAGGTCTATAATTGCATGCATCATTGAGTGGACCTTTCTTATGTAAGGCAGTAACTATTGCGCGCTTCCATGGGGTGGGGATGCAGTATGTACTTGCGACAGCTTGAAAGAGAACTGTAACTTACTTGTTCTTActgaaattattccttttgaaaaaTGAGCGAAGCAAGCCCAAAAACGTATCACGATCGTGTAGCAATACTTTTTCGGCGTCATAAGCTGCTCTTccattgtattttgctttctttgtcttaagGCAAAGGTGTCTGGCTATGTTTGCTGGTTCTGGTATGGTCTCTAGCTGCAAGTTATCGGGTGGTGTGGCTGAAGCCGTTTGGCAAATTTGCAAATGAGAGGTACTGTGACCAACACGATTTGGCAACTTCCGGTCCCGTCATCTCGTGCCAGACTGCCAGCCTTCTAAGAAAGCTCTCTCTCTGATACCACTGAAACCACGAATGCggctaaaacattgaacaaaaatggtcTCAGGCTTATCAATACATACCGATTATGCTAGCAGTGCTACTTTTTAAAAATCAGCGAAAATTATGCTAATTTCCTCAAATTATGCCAGCaattatgctagcacaatctataaaagcctAGTATGAAGACGCCATGTGGTCCAAAAATATGGCGGCTGGTaaccaacaaaaacaactggaattcactttgcaatgaaagcgtttacttttcgctcatgaaatAAAATGCATGTGTACGAACAGATCTCCTTATATACTTGAAAGATTGAAACTACTGAGCTTCATAGGGTTAGACATctctttttcaaccaaatagcttcGTATCATGGGGTCACGCAtagtgacaattcggaaattcaaattgctgaattttcgaaaagaaagacgtcacggaactggaaacttgaaaaaagatttatttctacctcctttagataaaaattcagaagaccttgcgatttttattttagaatttaatgaTGTCAATGTGAAAAACCAtcaattgtttccttttttctgtCGAGGAGGTCCAGTTTGGGGTCCAGTTTGGGGTTCACGTCTTGTACCGTCCCTGTTCAAGATGTATTACAATGTCCCTTCAATTCCATGTACGAACTGTCGTTAAATTACCGCCTTTATAACTGAACATCTCCGatcccttcccctcggcagcatttctgtcatttaggtaaactagttaatGAGTTTATTGCCTActgttatttctttttctcttcgtTAGAGTTTTGAGGCTTCCAGTTGCCTTCAGCGAGTATGGAAAATCTTGTAGCATCCGCGCTGTTATTAGCAAGCATATTTGTCGTTGAATGTTCAGGAGCCTGTGGTAACCAATCCTGTATTGGTGGAGAATGTACCAGTCTCAATAGATGCAATGACGATTGCATTCGGGGAGGGTGCAATTTGGAATGTACCTCATCTGTAAGGGAGTGCACCCAAGATTGCATATGGGGAGGCTGCATCGCCAAAAGTGATTCCGAGATATTCAATCAGGATTGCGCCTGGGGAGGATGCAGTATTGCATGCTCGTCAAATGCAAAACAGTGCAATCAAAGTTGCTCAGGAGGCGGGTGCAATTCAACATGTGATGCCGAGAAATGCCAGCAGGAGTGCAGCACAAGAGAAGGGTGCAACATGACATGCTTATCAAGTGGAAAGGAATGTATCCAAGATTGTTCTGCAGGAGGGTGCCATTTGGAATGTAACTCCCCTGTAGGGAAGTGCACCCAAGATTGCTCCTGGGGAGGTTGCAACGCCAATAGTGATTCCGAGATATTCAATCAGGATTGCGCCTGGGGAGGATGCAGTATTGCATGCTCGTCAAATGCAAAACAGTGCAATCAAAGTTGCTCAAGAGGCGGGTGCAATTCAACATGTGATGCCGAGAAATGCCAGCAGGAGTGCATCACAGGAGAAGGGTGCAACATGACATGCTTATCAAGTGGAAAGGAATGTATCCAAGATTGTTCTACAGGAGGGTGCCATTTGGAATGTAACTCCCCTGTAGGGAAGTGCACCCAAGATTGCTCCTGGGGAGGTTGCAACGCCACTAGTAATTCCGAGATATTCCATCAGGATTGCGCCTGGGGAAGATGCAGTATTGCATGCTCGTCAAATGCAAAACAGTGCAATCAAAGTTGCACTAGAGGCGGGTGCAATTCAACATGTGATGCCGAGAAATGCCAGCAGGAGTGCAGCATAGGAAAAGCGTGCAACATGACATGCTTATCAAGTGGAAAGAAATGTATCCAAGATTGTTCTACAGGAGGGTGCCATTTGGAATGTAACTCCCCTGTAGGGAAGTGCACCCAAGATTGCACCGGGGGAGGCTGCATCGCCAATATCAATTCCGAGATGTTCGACCAGGATTGTACTGGGGGAAAATGCAATATTGCATGTTcgtcaaatgcaaaacaatgcGATCAAAGTTGCGCAGGAGGCAAGTGCAATTCAGAATGTGATGCCGAGAAATGCCAGCAGGATTGTTCTGGGGGAAAGTGCAACATGGCATGCTTATCAAGTGGAAAGGAATGCATCCAAGATTGTCCTGGAGGAAGGTGCGAAATGTCCTGTGCATCAAATGTAGACCAATGCACTCAAAATTGCCTTGGGGGAGGGTGCGTCTTTCGATGCTCCGCCAAAAAGTGCACGTTAAAATGTCCTGGAGGCTCATGCAAAAGATCTGCTGGCATTAACCTACATGCTGGCTTTTGTATCCAAGTATTCTGGGTCTTTGGTTTTGTCGGAGTTTTTGAAGCCTTCTAAGACAATTCCAGTGGATACTAAAACAGTTCTAGTTTCAGTAGTTGATAAAGTCTGCATAGCTGGATAGAATAGATAGGTTAGATTAAGGAAGGAAACTTATATTCATTCTACTTCACTAGATTACGTGTTGTATTCGATGCTGATGTCGCtcgtactttcaaacttgtctgCTGTAAATGTCGTAGGATTAATAATTTAGTTAGATgttcttattaatttttttttttttagaaattaccAGCGGGGAGGGATTGGTACAGTTAGTTTTTATGTGCATTGTGTGGGTTGGGTTGGGTGGGTGATACACCTTGTAGGAGGTACACCTTCTATTGTGTTGCCGCCTGCCTTTGTTGGCAaattgattaaataaataataaatacataaataaatagattAATGTGGCATGTAAGAATATGCAAGCTGAGACAGAGAAAAACCCATCGAAATCACGAGAGGCGAAAATTTCACAGCACTATAATAATATCATcaccattttttaatttcgcgCTACTAGAACGTCTAAAAATGCAACTATCGCAGAGACTCCGTCCCGTGTTTCAAATCATCTACTGAGGTTATAGGAAATAACGATAGGTGAATTGTGTAACCAGGCGTAAATCTTCTACTGTCCACTTGTATCGGAATGAACATTGCTCGGAAGTGCTAAAGTCATGTAAAAACCTTTGAGTGAATTAGCATCCCTGGCAAAAAGGGGATGTAGTTAAGGGCATCGTGATACTaagaaaccatttttaagtctTTTCGTAGCATTTTAAGAAGTTTGAAAGTTTTGCTTGTTAGCTAAAGTTGGGACGCAGTAAAGGGCGTTGTCTGTACCACGAGGTGACCACACCGTTGGCAGGCGACGTGCACGTTCACTTGAGACTTCACGGTTTCTTTTACTCTCTCCATGGTCAGATTAGAAAAGTATAGAACGTTTCCACGGAAACCACTACGGTTGAACTGACCCAGTGATCAATTTAACAGCAGGTAAGCTCTCTTGGAACTCGTAGACTCCTGTTGTCTCGGCTACTAGCCTAAAGCAATTTCCCTCTCCAAAAATATCATATTCAACAATCAGTGAAAGCTTTTGCAACTTAGTATTTCCTTTGTAAGTGGAGGTCGTGCATCGACATTGTTCTCTCGATTTGCACCCGTCTGTGGTCGAGGATGAATTCCAACACGTGGTTACCGTGGCTACCGAaacaatcccataatgcaacaCACGTATCAGTTTTGGGGAAGTAAAGGTGTGGTCCCATTGACAGCTCTAAATTTTTCTCTATCAACACTTTTAGCGATGTAATTTAAAGATAAGTTAGGCATAATTATACTATGCTGTTAAACAGAAATTATGTAATCATGTGTTTGCGTCCAGATTAGCCTCGTCACCTATGGCTACCTGCAGGATAAGTATGATGTCAAGCTCAACAACCAGCCAGCCTAGC
This genomic interval carries:
- the LOC137980065 gene encoding keratin-associated protein 5-4-like, whose product is MENLVASALLLASIFVVECSGACGNQSCIGGECTSLNRCNDDCIRGGCNLECTSSVRECTQDCIWGGCIAKSDSEIFNQDCAWGGCSIACSSNAKQCNQSCSGGGCNSTCDAEKCQQECSTREGCNMTCLSSGKECIQDCSAGGCHLECNSPVGKCTQDCSWGGCNANSDSEIFNQDCAWGGCSIACSSNAKQCNQSCSRGGCNSTCDAEKCQQECITGEGCNMTCLSSGKECIQDCSTGGCHLECNSPVGKCTQDCSWGGCNATSNSEIFHQDCAWGRCSIACSSNAKQCNQSCTRGGCNSTCDAEKCQQECSIGKACNMTCLSSGKKCIQDCSTGGCHLECNSPVGKCTQDCTGGGCIANINSEMFDQDCTGGKCNIACSSNAKQCDQSCAGGKCNSECDAEKCQQDCSGGKCNMACLSSGKECIQDCPGGRCEMSCASNVDQCTQNCLGGGCVFRCSAKKCTLKCPGGSCKRSAGINLHAGFCIQVFWVFGFVGVFEAF